The bacterium DNA segment CAAGATCATCGGGCTCAGCGTCGATCCCGTCGACAGCCATGCGAAGTGGGCGAACGACATCAAAGAGACGCAGGGCGCCGCGCCGAACTATCCGATGATCGGCGACACGGATCTGAGGATCTCGAAGCTGTACGGCATGCTTCCCGCGAGTACGGCGGGGACCTCGGAGGGGCGCACGCCCGCGGACAATCAGACGGTCCGCAACGTGTTCGTCATCGGGCCGGACAAGAAGGTCAAGCTGATTATCGTCTATCCCATGAGCACCGGGCGTAACTTCGACGAGGTCTTGCGCGTGCTCGACTCGCTGCAGCTGACAGTGAAGCACAAGGTGTCGACGCCCGTGAACTGGAAGCGGGGCGAGGACGTGATCATCTTGCCCTCCGTCTCCGACGACGAGGCGCGTAAGGCGTACCCGCAGGGCTGGAAGACGCTGAAACCCTACCTCCGCATCGTGCCGCAGCCGAAAGCGTAGGGCGCACGACCCTGTCCGCTACGCGGGACCTCGTGGCCACGGAGGGGACGGTCTTGTGGCCGTGCTACTCGAATTCGCGGCGGGGAGCGCTAGGGTCCCGTCCCAAGCGTCCACCGACGATCTCGGATAAGGACAAAGCAGATTAAACAGTACGAATGCAGAGGTTCTTTGGCGCACGGGTAACGTCTCGCGATCGGTCCGCTGGCGAGCGCAGATCGTCTGGCATTGTGCCACGAGCCCGCACCGTCTGTGATGACCCAATCGTGCATGGGGCGCCTACTCTATCGCGCGCTATGCCCAACGCTCGCTTGGGAGACCTGCCCGTCGGAAGTCCTCGTGGCACGCGTATGGAACTCGGTGCCACGGAGTTAGATAGTCAGGAAAGGAAAAGGCCTAAAGTTGGCTTTTTAGTCGGGCCGGGCGCATTTGAACCGCCGACCACCTAAACTCCATCCAGGGAGCCGCTTAGACGGGGCCCCTCTCCTGTCTCCGTGGCACGAGACCCAAGCATCGATACGTTCGTTGTGTTCGAGCGTGCTGATATGGCGATGAATGCGCAGGAGCACTTCTTGAAGCACGTCGTCGGCATCGGCTGGATTATGGATGCGGCGGCTGATGAAGCCGCGCAACCGTTCAATACGCTCGTCCCAGTGTATCCTGGTAGCCGCTTTCATCGCCAGTCACCGCCTCACCGGCAGCCGCAACTTCCCGAATTCGTCTGCCCGCAGCATGCCACCGTTTCCGAGGGATCACAGCAACTCATCCGCTCGGCGGGTGAGCAGCATGTTGCTCCCAGGGCCCTCTTCTTTGTGGCCTTCCCGGCGAAGAACCGAACCAAGTTCTCGGAGAGATCCTCGTCCACGCCTGC contains these protein-coding regions:
- a CDS encoding peroxiredoxin, which gives rise to MTLQLGETAPDFEADTTEGHIRFHEWVGDSWAILFSHPKDFTPVCTTELGYMAKLKPEFDRRNTKIIGLSVDPVDSHAKWANDIKETQGAAPNYPMIGDTDLRISKLYGMLPASTAGTSEGRTPADNQTVRNVFVIGPDKKVKLIIVYPMSTGRNFDEVLRVLDSLQLTVKHKVSTPVNWKRGEDVIILPSVSDDEARKAYPQGWKTLKPYLRIVPQPKA